The Streptomyces sp. NBC_00162 genome window below encodes:
- a CDS encoding class E sortase, translating to MRDHIPVVVQGSGRRVRRVGLAGVLWAAAELTVTVGVVVLLLVVHQVWWTNRQAVAAAQEQVRELESDWARAPDGPEEPTDPVASAPSGDEESVSSPSPKVSATVPARAPAAKPPARDQAYAVLRIPRLGLTVPVAQGIDKRAVLDKGYAGQYPGTARPGEQGNFALAGHRNTHGEPFRYINRLRAGDELIVEVRGQRYTYVVGKVLGETTERDTGVIAPVPRSLVKPDYGYSEPGAYITLTTCTPEYTSKYRLVVWGTLRS from the coding sequence GTGCGGGATCACATACCTGTGGTGGTTCAGGGGAGCGGCCGGCGGGTGCGCCGGGTCGGTCTCGCGGGGGTGCTGTGGGCGGCCGCCGAGCTGACCGTCACTGTGGGGGTGGTGGTCCTGTTGCTGGTGGTGCATCAGGTGTGGTGGACCAACCGGCAGGCCGTCGCCGCCGCGCAGGAGCAGGTCAGGGAGTTGGAGAGTGACTGGGCCCGTGCGCCGGATGGTCCGGAGGAGCCCACCGATCCGGTTGCTTCCGCTCCTTCCGGCGACGAGGAATCCGTTTCGTCGCCGTCGCCGAAGGTCTCTGCGACCGTGCCGGCCCGTGCCCCTGCGGCCAAGCCGCCGGCCCGGGACCAGGCGTACGCCGTCCTGCGGATCCCCCGGCTCGGTCTCACCGTCCCCGTCGCTCAGGGGATCGACAAGCGGGCCGTGCTCGACAAGGGCTACGCCGGGCAGTACCCCGGGACCGCGCGGCCCGGGGAGCAGGGGAACTTCGCGCTGGCCGGGCACCGCAATACGCATGGGGAGCCGTTCCGGTACATCAACCGGCTGCGGGCCGGGGACGAACTGATCGTCGAGGTGCGCGGGCAGCGGTACACGTACGTCGTCGGGAAGGTGCTCGGTGAGACGACCGAGCGGGACACCGGGGTCATCGCGCCGGTGCCGCGGAGCCTGGTGAAGCCGGACTACGGGTACAGCGAGCCCGGTGCGTACATCACGCTCACCACCTGCACGCCCGAGTACACGTCCAAGTACCGGCTCGTGGTGTGGGGGACTCTGAGGTCTTGA
- a CDS encoding DUF6412 domain-containing protein, giving the protein MARRFLLLFARTSLVLVLLGGVLGLFAGEGGLGAVVVALAATVAVGAEALAAAARLVRPVPPHRIRTAIRDREQRTAFLPQRDPDASGRSRPRAPGRLVPTAA; this is encoded by the coding sequence ATGGCTCGGCGCTTTCTTCTTCTGTTTGCCCGGACCTCACTGGTGCTGGTGCTGCTCGGGGGAGTCCTCGGGCTGTTCGCCGGGGAGGGTGGGCTGGGAGCGGTCGTTGTCGCTCTGGCCGCCACCGTTGCCGTGGGCGCCGAGGCCCTGGCCGCCGCCGCACGTCTGGTGCGGCCCGTGCCGCCGCACCGAATACGCACCGCGATCCGTGATCGCGAGCAGCGCACGGCGTTCCTGCCGCAGCGCGATCCCGATGCCTCGGGCCGGTCGCGGCCCAGGGCGCCCGGCCGTCTGGTCCCGACGGCCGCGTAG